The Prevotella sp. oral taxon 299 str. F0039 genome has a segment encoding these proteins:
- the prmC gene encoding peptide chain release factor N(5)-glutamine methyltransferase: MAYYTELWRQLVPLYGENEAKAIAKLVFEVAFNLSFTDILCNKDTQLSKEQQHKLQKITEQLLLGEPVQYVLQQAWFAGSWFKVHSGVLIPRPETEDLCYWIAEQPTLSSLSNPKILDIGTGSGCIAITLSLLIKNAQTTAWDIAPEALSLAKENAKAMNVSIEVVEQDALNAPCDNEKWDIIVSNPPYITPQEQSEMEANVLQFEPNCALFVPEDNPLIFYKAITHYAQKALVQGGTLFFEINPLFVSEMKSLLAESGFTDIEVLIDRFGKERHVKGVKK; encoded by the coding sequence ATGGCATATTACACGGAGTTATGGCGCCAACTGGTGCCTTTATATGGCGAAAACGAGGCGAAAGCTATTGCGAAACTGGTGTTCGAGGTGGCTTTTAACCTGTCTTTCACCGATATATTGTGCAACAAAGATACACAATTATCTAAAGAACAACAGCATAAGCTACAAAAAATAACAGAGCAATTGCTATTGGGCGAGCCTGTGCAATATGTGCTTCAACAAGCGTGGTTTGCTGGTTCTTGGTTCAAAGTGCATAGCGGTGTGCTCATTCCTCGACCCGAAACAGAAGACCTTTGTTATTGGATTGCCGAACAACCCACTCTTTCTTCGCTTTCAAACCCCAAGATATTAGATATCGGAACTGGCTCTGGTTGCATCGCCATCACCCTCTCTCTGCTCATTAAAAATGCTCAAACAACGGCTTGGGACATTGCTCCTGAAGCCCTATCACTGGCAAAAGAGAATGCAAAGGCGATGAATGTGTCGATCGAGGTAGTAGAGCAAGATGCCTTAAATGCGCCTTGCGACAACGAGAAATGGGATATTATTGTGAGCAATCCGCCTTATATCACACCGCAAGAGCAAAGCGAAATGGAGGCGAACGTGTTGCAGTTTGAACCCAATTGCGCCCTCTTTGTGCCTGAAGACAATCCGCTCATCTTCTATAAAGCCATCACCCACTATGCACAAAAGGCATTGGTGCAGGGCGGAACCTTATTCTTTGAAATCAATCCGCTCTTTGTTTCTGAAATGAAGAGCCTTCTTGCCGAGTCGGGATTCACTGATATTGAGGTGCTTATCGACCGCTTTGGAAAAGAAAGACATGTGAAAGGAGTGAAGAAATGA
- the ribD gene encoding bifunctional diaminohydroxyphosphoribosylaminopyrimidine deaminase/5-amino-6-(5-phosphoribosylamino)uracil reductase RibD has translation MQENKVNNPEQPQLERSETTNATHERYMQRCIDLALNGKEGAKPNPMVGSVIVVDGRIIGEGYHIEYGKAHAEVNAFASVDAKDEHLLPKATLYVNLEPCSHFGKTPPCADLIISKGVKKVVVGCVDPYSEVRGRGIERLRKAGVKVLVGVLEKECLFLNRFFITSNTHQRPYIILKWAQTLDGFIDCDGEATAISIPFTSMLVHKLRAESDAILVGNNTEKKERPRLNVRHWSGQDPKKVVLSSKTTLKELLSSLHAENIQSLMVEGGLKTHNSFIEADLWDEIHIETAPFTVGNGTHAPQIPANAKLIEHEDWDGNQTFVFVKESGLLGK, from the coding sequence ATGCAAGAAAACAAAGTAAACAACCCCGAACAGCCCCAGTTAGAACGCAGTGAGACAACCAATGCGACACATGAACGCTACATGCAACGTTGTATAGACTTGGCTTTGAATGGTAAAGAAGGTGCTAAACCCAACCCAATGGTGGGCTCGGTGATTGTTGTTGATGGCAGAATTATAGGCGAGGGTTATCACATTGAGTATGGAAAGGCGCATGCAGAGGTCAATGCATTTGCGTCGGTAGATGCCAAAGACGAGCATCTTTTGCCCAAAGCCACGCTGTATGTGAACTTAGAGCCTTGCTCTCACTTCGGAAAAACACCGCCTTGTGCCGACTTAATCATCTCTAAAGGGGTAAAAAAGGTGGTTGTGGGCTGTGTAGATCCTTATTCGGAGGTGAGAGGAAGGGGCATAGAACGCTTGCGAAAAGCAGGTGTTAAGGTGCTTGTGGGCGTGTTAGAAAAAGAATGTTTGTTCTTAAATCGCTTCTTTATCACATCGAACACACATCAACGTCCATACATTATATTGAAATGGGCGCAAACTCTCGATGGCTTTATCGATTGTGATGGTGAGGCAACGGCTATTTCTATTCCTTTTACTTCGATGTTGGTTCACAAGCTAAGAGCCGAGAGTGACGCCATACTTGTGGGCAATAATACAGAGAAAAAGGAACGTCCAAGATTGAATGTGCGCCATTGGAGTGGGCAAGATCCAAAGAAAGTGGTGTTGTCGAGCAAAACAACTCTCAAAGAACTGCTATCGTCTTTGCACGCAGAAAATATTCAATCGCTAATGGTTGAAGGTGGATTAAAAACCCATAACTCGTTTATTGAGGCCGACTTATGGGACGAAATACATATAGAAACGGCTCCTTTCACGGTGGGAAATGGCACCCATGCGCCTCAAATTCCTGCTAATGCAAAACTAATTGAGCATGAGGATTGGGACGGAAACCAAACATTTGTGTTTGTGAAAGAAAGCGGTTTGTTAGGGAAGTAG
- a CDS encoding ABC transporter ATP-binding protein produces MIELKLNQLQVGYTSKGKQRAMNQCAFDVEIARNELICLIGKNGVGKTTLLRTLAGFIAPVAGEVLINGQLVGNYTASELSKLVSVVLTDKVDTGEMSVFELVSLGRLPHTGFFGRLNQHDIEMVNQAISLLNIEHLREKKVQMLSDGERQKAFIAKAMAQETPLMLLDEPSAFLDYPSKVELMQQLNRLAKEYNKIVILSTHDLDIALKANPELWFMSSEGQLITGKCNDEAMKKHVAELGYSL; encoded by the coding sequence ATGATAGAACTAAAACTGAACCAATTGCAGGTGGGTTATACCTCGAAAGGAAAGCAAAGGGCAATGAACCAATGTGCTTTTGATGTGGAGATAGCCCGCAATGAGCTGATTTGTTTGATTGGAAAGAACGGCGTTGGCAAAACAACTCTGTTGCGAACGCTGGCTGGTTTCATTGCACCTGTGGCGGGAGAGGTGTTGATAAACGGCCAATTGGTGGGCAACTACACTGCAAGTGAGCTGTCGAAGTTGGTGAGTGTGGTGCTAACCGACAAGGTAGACACGGGCGAAATGAGCGTTTTTGAGTTGGTTTCGTTGGGCAGATTGCCTCATACTGGGTTCTTTGGACGATTGAATCAGCATGATATCGAAATGGTAAATCAGGCTATTTCGCTCTTAAACATCGAGCATTTAAGAGAGAAAAAGGTGCAGATGTTGAGCGATGGAGAGCGTCAAAAAGCCTTTATAGCAAAGGCTATGGCTCAAGAAACACCGCTAATGCTGTTAGATGAGCCAAGTGCTTTCTTAGATTATCCAAGTAAAGTGGAATTGATGCAACAGCTCAATAGATTGGCAAAGGAATACAATAAAATCGTGATTCTATCCACTCACGACCTCGATATCGCCTTAAAAGCCAATCCAGAGTTGTGGTTTATGTCTTCAGAAGGGCAACTTATTACGGGAAAATGCAACGATGAGGCAATGAAAAAGCATGTAGCAGAGTTGGGATATAGTCTTTAA
- a CDS encoding histidine-type phosphatase — protein sequence MKRNYIFLSLLLLSLWLNPINSTAQIKRSDSFKEKYSLKEVVVLSRHNIRSPLSNGGSVLGKLTPHQWTDWSSSASELTLRGGALETIMGQFFRKWLVKEGLFQENCVPSHDEMLVYANSMQRTIATARYFSAGFMPIADIQVHHRFSPSKMDPIFFPRLTKVSEEFKKEALKQIAAMGGKRGIVGINEELKSSYDIIENTLDLKSSPACKEGIACSFDDYNTKILLELGEEPRMKGSLKLANTASDAFILQYYEESDAKKAAFGHDLTLSDWEKIAKVKDVYGDVLFAAPIVAVNVAHPLLVYINDELNADKRKFTFLCGHDSNIASVGAALGIEPYSLPNTIEKKTPIGCKLVFEKWVDKNGEVFVALNLVYQSTDQLRNLEPLNLKTPPMVFELKLKGLTPNNDGLYTFKDVNNRFIEAIRAYENIK from the coding sequence ATGAAACGTAATTATATATTTCTATCATTACTACTGCTAAGCTTATGGTTAAACCCCATAAATTCAACAGCACAAATCAAACGTAGCGATAGCTTCAAAGAAAAGTATTCGCTCAAAGAAGTCGTTGTTTTGAGTCGCCACAACATACGCTCTCCTCTATCAAACGGAGGAAGTGTATTGGGCAAACTCACCCCACATCAGTGGACAGACTGGAGCTCTTCTGCAAGTGAATTAACCCTTCGAGGAGGTGCTTTAGAAACTATTATGGGTCAATTTTTTAGAAAATGGCTCGTAAAAGAAGGTTTATTTCAGGAAAATTGTGTACCTTCGCACGACGAAATGTTGGTTTATGCCAATAGTATGCAGCGCACAATAGCTACCGCACGCTATTTTTCTGCAGGATTTATGCCTATCGCAGACATCCAAGTTCACCATAGATTCTCGCCAAGTAAGATGGATCCTATCTTCTTTCCAAGACTCACTAAGGTGTCAGAAGAATTCAAAAAGGAGGCTTTAAAGCAAATAGCTGCAATGGGAGGAAAACGTGGTATCGTTGGAATTAATGAAGAATTAAAAAGCAGTTACGATATCATTGAAAACACACTCGACTTGAAAAGCTCTCCAGCTTGTAAGGAAGGAATCGCTTGTTCGTTTGATGATTACAACACAAAGATACTCTTAGAGCTTGGAGAAGAACCAAGAATGAAAGGCTCTTTGAAACTTGCGAACACTGCATCAGATGCTTTTATCTTGCAATACTATGAAGAAAGCGACGCAAAGAAGGCGGCTTTTGGTCACGATTTGACGCTATCGGATTGGGAAAAGATTGCAAAAGTGAAAGATGTATATGGAGATGTGCTCTTTGCAGCACCCATAGTGGCAGTGAATGTGGCTCATCCTTTGTTGGTTTATATCAACGATGAGTTGAATGCAGACAAGCGAAAGTTTACTTTCTTGTGTGGACACGACTCTAATATTGCCAGCGTTGGCGCAGCATTGGGTATCGAACCCTATTCGCTTCCCAATACAATTGAAAAGAAAACACCCATCGGATGCAAACTTGTTTTCGAGAAATGGGTAGACAAAAATGGTGAGGTTTTTGTAGCATTGAATCTCGTTTATCAATCAACAGACCAGCTTCGAAACCTCGAACCGCTCAATCTTAAAACACCACCAATGGTGTTTGAGCTCAAACTTAAGGGATTAACGCCCAATAATGACGGACTTTATACGTTCAAAGACGTAAACAATCGTTTTATTGAGGCTATTCGTGCATATGAGAATATCAAATAA
- a CDS encoding OprO/OprP family phosphate-selective porin has translation MKKIVIMSTLLLSSWSVALAQKLSAEATTENVFATSQPIENAQPVVASKENEEPKLSVKPTGRILFDAALFAPKNQKDVFNDGFGIPDARAGVAAKYGKWYGKIDIGYAYGKVGLKDILMQYTFNKHQLIKGGYFVHQFGLQSATSSSFKISMEEPMSQGTFGDSRLLGLMYVHDLGKFFGTFSFFTESNSMKMPSDQLGNQGFGMMSRLLYKPFTEDGNILHFGISGAFETPQYDKAAALNHKVYTLAAPFPTRVAKIPALQAKVEHAKRLFKISPEIAAAKGKLGIEAQYYYLTITRENGFKNYKASGAYCSLRGLIKGSDYSYTHTDGGIDTPKPGSMELVAAYNYTDLSDNKAEILGGRANDWSLTYNYYLNKYMIWRLRASYTKVTDCAIHENNHVGILETRLQIKF, from the coding sequence ATGAAAAAAATAGTAATAATGAGTACACTCCTCCTAAGTAGTTGGAGTGTAGCTCTTGCCCAAAAACTTTCTGCAGAAGCCACAACAGAAAATGTTTTTGCAACTTCTCAGCCTATAGAAAACGCACAACCAGTGGTTGCAAGCAAAGAGAATGAAGAACCCAAATTAAGTGTTAAACCAACAGGTAGAATTTTGTTCGATGCAGCTTTGTTTGCACCAAAGAACCAAAAAGATGTGTTTAACGACGGATTTGGCATTCCTGATGCACGTGCTGGTGTTGCTGCAAAATATGGTAAATGGTATGGAAAGATAGACATTGGCTATGCATACGGCAAAGTTGGATTGAAAGACATTCTTATGCAATACACTTTCAACAAGCATCAACTTATTAAAGGAGGTTATTTTGTTCATCAATTCGGTTTGCAAAGTGCCACAAGTTCATCTTTCAAAATTTCAATGGAAGAGCCTATGAGCCAAGGAACATTCGGAGATTCACGTCTATTAGGATTGATGTATGTTCACGATCTCGGTAAGTTCTTCGGAACATTCAGTTTCTTCACAGAATCGAACTCTATGAAGATGCCTTCAGACCAATTAGGTAATCAAGGTTTCGGAATGATGTCTCGTTTGCTATATAAGCCTTTCACAGAAGACGGAAATATTCTACATTTTGGTATTTCGGGTGCTTTTGAGACTCCACAATACGACAAAGCAGCTGCATTGAACCACAAAGTATATACTTTAGCAGCACCTTTCCCAACTCGAGTAGCGAAAATCCCAGCCCTACAAGCAAAGGTAGAACATGCTAAACGCTTATTCAAAATAAGTCCAGAAATAGCTGCAGCAAAAGGAAAGTTAGGTATTGAAGCTCAATACTACTATTTAACTATCACACGTGAAAATGGCTTTAAGAACTATAAAGCAAGTGGTGCATACTGCAGTTTGCGTGGTTTGATTAAAGGATCCGACTATAGTTACACTCATACTGATGGCGGAATTGATACTCCAAAGCCTGGTTCTATGGAGCTTGTGGCTGCTTATAACTACACAGATCTATCTGATAATAAAGCAGAAATATTGGGTGGACGAGCTAACGACTGGTCGTTAACCTACAATTACTACCTCAATAAATATATGATTTGGCGTTTACGTGCATCTTACACCAAAGTAACAGATTGCGCAATACACGAAAATAATCATGTAGGAATATTAGAAACACGTCTCCAAATTAAGTTTTAA
- a CDS encoding phosphatase PAP2 family protein: MKFKHALLAAATLFVATSTFGQEKIKDVRTKPDLYFLQIGEVANSLKLLPPPPQPGSVLWLNDVSQYQWGKMQRNTERGDQAVSDARVNGDGVPNAFSDAFGVRISKETTPEIYKLVLNMREDAGDLATRAAKEHYMRIRPFAFFKEATCNPEQQQELSTNGSYPSGHTSIGWATALVLAEINVDRQNEILQRGFEMGQSRVICGYHFQSDVDAARIVASAVVARLHANDAFNKQLEKAKKEFTALVKAGKVQKSTFKAN, from the coding sequence ATGAAATTCAAACACGCTTTATTAGCAGCTGCAACTCTATTTGTTGCAACTAGCACCTTTGGACAAGAAAAAATTAAAGATGTAAGAACTAAACCTGATTTGTATTTCCTACAAATTGGCGAAGTAGCTAACAGCTTAAAACTTCTTCCTCCACCACCACAACCAGGTTCAGTTCTATGGTTAAACGATGTATCTCAATATCAATGGGGTAAGATGCAACGTAACACTGAGCGTGGAGACCAAGCAGTTTCAGACGCAAGAGTAAACGGAGATGGTGTGCCCAATGCCTTTTCTGATGCTTTCGGTGTTCGTATTTCAAAAGAAACAACACCCGAAATCTATAAATTAGTTCTTAACATGCGTGAAGATGCTGGCGACCTTGCAACACGTGCAGCTAAAGAACACTATATGAGAATTCGTCCTTTCGCATTCTTCAAAGAAGCAACATGTAACCCAGAACAACAACAAGAACTTTCAACTAATGGTTCTTATCCTTCAGGTCATACTTCTATTGGTTGGGCTACAGCTCTTGTTTTGGCAGAGATTAACGTAGATCGTCAAAACGAAATCTTACAACGTGGATTTGAAATGGGTCAAAGTCGTGTAATTTGTGGCTACCACTTCCAAAGCGATGTTGATGCAGCTCGCATCGTTGCAAGTGCTGTTGTGGCTCGACTCCACGCTAACGACGCTTTCAACAAACAATTAGAAAAGGCTAAGAAAGAATTTACAGCACTTGTAAAAGCAGGTAAAGTACAGAAAAGTACTTTCAAAGCTAACTAA